The Deinococcus sonorensis KR-87 genome includes a window with the following:
- a CDS encoding polysaccharide biosynthesis protein has translation MPKPIIKHVVDLGAWGTASLFSYAFRTDIVGNNIPLQVWAYVLLTVIVAALVNSQYALDRQAWRQVGVRDLAILARAVVVTTLILFAAGFLLRSNLNLPRSIPVLTGVLAFIMLGGLRLSMRLWNERRLMQTVDGINQQRVLVVGAGSAGIMIVREMQRHPEAGLIPVGFLDDEPGKARQRMLGLPVLGRVDDLVAVVERTSAQEILIAVPSASGDFVRRVVTLAAEAKVRHRIIPGVFEILSGTVNINQIRDVNVEDLLRRQPVKLHTTEIADYLKDQVVLVTGAGGSIGSELVRQLIAYRPATLLLFGRGENSIFSIQQELNRNWPEIKHIGLIGDVRDEARLRAVFDTYRPQVVFHAAAHKHVPLMEQSPSEAILNNVVGTRNVVRLCLEYSVRRLVNVSTDKAVNPTSVMGASKRVAEMVVAAGAARAGENQAFVSVRFGNVLGSRGSVVPTFMNQIREGGPITVTHPEMVRYFMTIPEASRLVLQAGGLAENGKVYVLNMGQPVKISDLAHDVIRLSGAQNVDVVYSGIRPGEKLYEELLTSSEGTDSTSHSEIFSAKLQQVDPALLSAHLTTLQQYAAENNVEALRAELARLIPEHKFGAVR, from the coding sequence ATGCCCAAACCCATAATCAAACATGTAGTCGACCTCGGTGCCTGGGGAACTGCCAGCCTGTTCTCTTACGCATTTCGCACTGATATTGTGGGAAACAATATTCCACTGCAGGTCTGGGCTTATGTGCTGCTAACAGTAATCGTGGCAGCTCTCGTCAACTCTCAATACGCGCTCGACCGGCAAGCGTGGCGGCAAGTGGGCGTGCGCGACTTAGCGATCTTGGCACGCGCTGTAGTTGTCACAACCCTGATCCTGTTTGCGGCCGGCTTCCTGTTGCGCTCCAACCTGAACCTGCCGCGCAGCATCCCAGTGCTGACCGGCGTTCTCGCATTTATCATGCTGGGTGGCCTGCGTCTGTCAATGCGCCTCTGGAATGAGCGCCGGTTGATGCAAACAGTGGACGGCATCAACCAGCAGCGGGTATTGGTGGTAGGGGCTGGCTCGGCAGGCATCATGATCGTGCGCGAGATGCAGCGGCATCCAGAGGCCGGCCTAATTCCTGTCGGCTTCCTGGACGACGAGCCAGGAAAGGCCCGTCAGCGGATGCTGGGGCTGCCAGTGTTAGGACGTGTGGATGACCTAGTGGCGGTGGTAGAACGTACCAGCGCCCAGGAGATCCTCATTGCGGTGCCGTCGGCCAGCGGCGACTTCGTGCGGCGGGTAGTCACCCTGGCGGCCGAGGCGAAGGTCCGCCACCGAATCATCCCCGGCGTGTTCGAGATCCTGAGTGGCACCGTGAACATCAATCAGATCCGCGACGTCAATGTCGAGGACCTGCTGCGCCGCCAACCAGTTAAACTGCATACCACTGAGATCGCCGACTACCTCAAGGACCAAGTGGTACTGGTGACCGGGGCGGGCGGCAGCATCGGCTCGGAACTGGTCCGGCAGCTGATTGCCTACCGGCCGGCCACCCTGCTGCTGTTCGGTCGTGGCGAGAACAGCATCTTCAGCATCCAGCAGGAACTGAACCGCAATTGGCCGGAGATTAAGCACATCGGCCTGATCGGTGACGTTCGCGACGAGGCTCGACTGCGGGCTGTGTTCGATACTTACCGCCCACAGGTGGTGTTCCACGCGGCCGCTCATAAGCACGTGCCGCTGATGGAGCAGTCGCCATCCGAGGCGATCCTGAACAACGTGGTTGGGACCCGCAACGTCGTGCGGTTGTGCCTGGAGTACAGCGTGCGCCGGCTGGTGAACGTCTCCACCGACAAGGCAGTCAACCCCACCAGCGTGATGGGTGCCTCCAAGCGGGTCGCGGAGATGGTGGTGGCAGCGGGCGCAGCGCGCGCCGGGGAAAATCAGGCCTTCGTGTCGGTCCGCTTCGGCAATGTGCTCGGCAGCCGCGGCAGCGTGGTCCCCACGTTCATGAACCAGATCCGCGAGGGTGGTCCCATCACGGTGACCCACCCGGAAATGGTCCGTTACTTCATGACCATCCCGGAAGCGTCGCGGCTGGTGCTCCAGGCGGGTGGACTGGCCGAGAACGGCAAGGTCTACGTGCTGAACATGGGCCAGCCGGTCAAGATCTCGGACCTGGCACACGACGTGATCCGGCTGAGTGGCGCCCAGAATGTCGACGTGGTCTACAGCGGCATCCGCCCCGGCGAAAAGCTCTACGAGGAGCTCCTGACCAGCAGCGAGGGCACCGACAGCACCAGTCATAGCGAGATCTTCAGCGCCAAGCTGCAACAGGTGGACCCGGCGCTGCTCAGCGCTCACCTCACCACCCTGCAGCAGTACGCCGCCGAGAACAATGTCGAGGCACTCCGCGCTGAACTCGCCCGTTTGATCCCGGAACACAAATTCGGCGCGGTCCGGTAA